A single genomic interval of Agarivorans aestuarii harbors:
- the ychF gene encoding redox-regulated ATPase YchF, producing the protein MGFKCGIVGLPNVGKSTLFNALTQAGIEAANFPFCTIEPNTGVVPVPDERLDALAAIVNPQRILPTTMEFVDIAGLVAGASKGEGLGNKFLANIRETDAIGHVVRCFENDNIVHVSGKVDPADDIDTINTELALSDLDTCEKAQIRVAKKAKGGDKDAKFEAEILVKVQAHLEADLMLRSLELSKEEKAAIAYMNFLTAKPTMYIANVNDDGFENNPYLDKVKEIAESENAVVVAVCAEIEGEIAELDAEEKAEFMEEMGLEEPGLNRVIRAGYELLDLQTYFTAGVKEVRAWTVPVGATGPQAAGKIHTDFEKGYIRAEVVGYDDYIEHQGESGAKVAGKWRQEGKTYVVNDGDVIHFLFNV; encoded by the coding sequence ATGGGATTTAAATGTGGCATCGTTGGTTTGCCAAACGTAGGCAAGTCGACCCTTTTTAACGCTCTGACTCAAGCCGGCATCGAAGCTGCTAACTTTCCATTTTGTACTATTGAGCCAAACACCGGCGTAGTACCTGTTCCTGATGAGCGTTTAGACGCCCTAGCCGCCATTGTTAATCCGCAACGCATTCTTCCAACTACTATGGAATTTGTGGATATCGCAGGTCTAGTTGCCGGCGCATCTAAAGGTGAAGGTTTAGGTAACAAATTCTTAGCTAACATTCGCGAAACCGATGCGATTGGCCATGTGGTTCGCTGTTTCGAAAACGACAACATTGTGCATGTATCAGGCAAAGTTGACCCGGCCGACGACATTGACACTATTAATACCGAGCTGGCTTTATCTGATTTAGATACTTGTGAAAAAGCCCAGATCCGCGTTGCTAAAAAAGCCAAAGGCGGCGATAAAGACGCTAAATTTGAAGCCGAAATACTAGTTAAAGTTCAAGCTCACCTAGAAGCTGACCTTATGCTGCGCAGCTTAGAGCTAAGCAAAGAAGAAAAAGCAGCAATTGCTTACATGAACTTCTTAACCGCTAAGCCAACCATGTACATTGCAAACGTTAATGACGACGGTTTTGAAAACAATCCTTACCTAGACAAAGTAAAAGAGATTGCCGAGAGCGAAAATGCAGTAGTAGTGGCGGTGTGTGCTGAAATTGAAGGCGAAATTGCCGAGCTAGACGCTGAAGAAAAAGCCGAGTTTATGGAAGAAATGGGCCTAGAAGAGCCTGGTTTAAACCGGGTAATTCGTGCTGGCTACGAGCTTCTCGACCTACAAACTTACTTTACTGCCGGCGTAAAAGAAGTACGCGCTTGGACAGTACCCGTGGGTGCTACAGGCCCACAGGCTGCGGGTAAAATCCATACCGACTTTGAAAAGGGCTATATTCGCGCCGAAGTGGTTGGTTATGATGATTACATCGAACACCAAGGTGAATCTGGTGCAAAGGTCGCAGGTAAATGGCGCCAAGAAGGTAAAACCTACGTCGTAAATGATGGTGATGTAATTCACTTCTTATTCAACGTATAA
- the miaB gene encoding tRNA (N6-isopentenyl adenosine(37)-C2)-methylthiotransferase MiaB, with amino-acid sequence MGNKLHIKTWGCQMNEYDSSKMADLLDATHGFQLTEEADDADVLLLNTCSIREKAQEKVFHQLGRWKTLKNKKPNLVIGVGGCVASQEGKAIRERAPYVDIVFGPQTLHRLPEMIKQVKGGEKSVVDVSFPEIEKFDRLPEPRAEGATAFVSIMEGCSKYCTFCVVPYTRGEEVSRPLDDVLYEIASLADQGVREVNLLGQNVNAYRGLTHDDSICSFAELLRYVASINGIDRIRFTTSHPIEFTDDIVDVYADTPELVSFLHLPVQSGADRILNLMKRGHTAIEYKSIIRKLRKARPDIEISSDFIVGYPGETQDDFADTMKLIEQVNFDMSFSFIYSARPGTPAADLPDDVSEEEKKQRLYILQERINQQAMQVSRRMLDTEQRILVEGPSKKNPMELRGRTENNRVVNFEGSHDVIGQFVDVKIVDVFAHSLRGELLRTEQQMQLRNDVAPATIIDKTDGQADHLGVASFTP; translated from the coding sequence ATGGGAAATAAGCTGCATATCAAAACTTGGGGCTGCCAAATGAACGAGTACGATTCCTCGAAAATGGCCGACCTACTCGATGCGACCCATGGTTTTCAGCTAACTGAAGAAGCTGACGATGCCGACGTACTGCTACTAAATACCTGTTCAATTCGCGAAAAAGCGCAAGAGAAGGTATTTCACCAGTTAGGTCGCTGGAAAACACTCAAAAACAAAAAGCCTAATTTAGTGATTGGAGTAGGCGGCTGCGTTGCCTCACAAGAAGGTAAAGCGATTCGCGAACGCGCGCCTTACGTAGATATTGTATTTGGCCCGCAAACTCTGCACCGATTACCAGAAATGATTAAGCAAGTGAAAGGCGGCGAGAAATCGGTAGTAGACGTAAGCTTTCCAGAAATCGAAAAATTTGACCGCTTGCCAGAACCGCGTGCCGAAGGTGCTACCGCTTTTGTATCCATCATGGAAGGCTGTAGTAAATACTGTACCTTCTGTGTTGTGCCTTATACCCGTGGTGAAGAAGTTAGCCGCCCACTAGACGACGTATTATACGAAATTGCCTCACTGGCCGACCAAGGCGTACGTGAAGTAAACCTACTTGGGCAAAACGTAAATGCCTACCGTGGCCTAACTCACGACGACAGCATTTGTAGCTTTGCCGAATTACTGCGTTACGTTGCCAGTATTAACGGCATCGACCGGATTCGCTTTACCACTAGCCACCCTATCGAATTTACCGACGATATCGTTGATGTATATGCCGATACTCCTGAGCTAGTGAGCTTCTTGCACTTACCTGTACAAAGTGGTGCCGACCGCATTCTTAACTTAATGAAGCGTGGTCACACAGCAATCGAATACAAATCTATTATTCGCAAATTACGTAAGGCTCGTCCAGACATAGAAATCAGCTCTGACTTTATTGTTGGCTACCCAGGTGAAACTCAAGACGACTTCGCCGATACCATGAAGCTTATTGAACAAGTTAACTTTGATATGAGCTTTAGCTTTATATACAGCGCTCGTCCAGGTACCCCTGCAGCAGATTTACCAGACGATGTTAGCGAAGAAGAGAAGAAACAACGTTTATACATTCTGCAAGAGCGGATCAACCAGCAAGCGATGCAAGTAAGCCGTCGCATGCTAGATACCGAGCAGCGTATTTTGGTTGAAGGCCCATCGAAGAAAAACCCAATGGAACTGCGTGGCCGCACCGAAAATAACCGCGTAGTGAACTTTGAAGGCAGCCATGACGTAATAGGTCAATTCGTTGATGTGAAGATTGTTGATGTGTTTGCTCACTCGCTACGTGGTGAGTTACTACGAACCGAACAACAAATGCAGTTGCGTAATGACGTTGCCCCTGCCACTATTATCGACAAAACCGATGGGCAAGCTGACCACCTAGGTGTGGCAAGCTTTACGCCTTAG
- a CDS encoding FAD-dependent monooxygenase, producing MEKFDVVVVGGGMIGAASAQGFALQGLSVLMLESFEPKAFDTNQPIDLRVSAISHASVNLLKQLDAWSAISAMRLCPYQQLQVWEDPQDKLIFDSAQLNLPELGFMLENRIIQLGLWQANERAGVSRKIVQTSQLISNSQQGVELLVDDVSLSASLMVVADGANSKMREQLGLGISAWDYRHDCFAINVKLDAPQQTATWQQFYPTGPRALLPLANQHAALIWYDAKATIQELKQLSKAQLKQRIESEFPRLPGEIEILDSASFPLTRRHVGNYVKHSAVVIGDAAHTINPLAGQGVNLGYRDVKCLLEQVERYGIGNKDKALSRFEVRRKPDNHVMQSGMDLFYLMFSNSLPPLQAMRKLAIKSVQQSGPVKDWALKYALGDLH from the coding sequence ATGGAAAAATTTGATGTTGTGGTTGTTGGCGGCGGCATGATTGGCGCGGCTAGTGCGCAAGGTTTTGCCTTACAGGGCTTATCAGTATTGATGTTGGAGTCTTTTGAGCCCAAAGCTTTTGACACTAATCAGCCGATAGACTTGCGCGTAAGCGCAATTAGCCACGCCAGCGTAAACTTGCTTAAGCAGTTAGACGCTTGGTCAGCGATTAGTGCAATGCGCCTGTGCCCTTACCAACAGTTGCAGGTATGGGAAGATCCTCAAGACAAACTAATTTTTGATAGTGCTCAACTCAACTTGCCTGAGTTAGGCTTTATGTTAGAAAACCGCATTATTCAATTGGGCTTATGGCAAGCGAATGAACGGGCTGGGGTAAGCCGTAAAATTGTTCAAACGTCACAGTTAATTAGCAATAGTCAGCAAGGCGTAGAGCTACTGGTTGATGATGTTTCGCTTAGTGCCAGCCTAATGGTAGTTGCCGATGGGGCTAATTCTAAAATGCGTGAGCAATTAGGTTTAGGCATTAGCGCTTGGGATTATCGCCACGACTGTTTTGCGATTAACGTTAAATTAGATGCGCCCCAGCAAACTGCTACGTGGCAGCAATTTTACCCCACTGGACCAAGGGCGTTGTTACCACTAGCTAACCAACATGCAGCGCTAATATGGTATGACGCTAAAGCCACTATTCAAGAGCTTAAACAGCTTAGCAAAGCACAGTTAAAACAGCGTATTGAAAGCGAGTTTCCCCGTTTACCTGGCGAGATAGAAATACTCGATTCCGCTAGTTTTCCCTTAACTCGACGCCATGTTGGTAATTACGTAAAACACAGTGCAGTGGTGATTGGCGATGCAGCACATACCATTAATCCGCTTGCAGGGCAGGGAGTAAACCTTGGCTACCGAGACGTGAAGTGCTTACTAGAACAAGTTGAGCGCTATGGCATTGGCAATAAAGATAAAGCCTTGAGCCGCTTTGAAGTGCGCCGTAAGCCCGACAACCACGTAATGCAAAGTGGTATGGATTTATTTTATCTAATGTTCTCAAACAGCTTACCGCCGCTACAAGCTATGCGTAAGCTAGCCATTAAAAGCGTACAACAATCAGGCCCAGTAAAAGACTGGGCACTAAAATATGCTTTGGGTGATTTACACTAG
- the pth gene encoding aminoacyl-tRNA hydrolase: MINDIRLLVGLGNPGPEYASTRHNAGAWLVTQLANNHHVQLKPDSKHFGLTGRIQLAGQELRLLIPTTFMNLSGKSVASLAKFYRIELEQIMVAHDELDLPPGVARFKKGGGHGGHNGLRDIISKFGNSKDFHRLRIGIGHPGHKDRVSGFVLGKAPKSEQLLIDDAIDEAVRSTDVLLKDGLSKAMNRLHSYKAG, translated from the coding sequence GCCTGGGTAATCCTGGCCCCGAATATGCTTCAACTCGCCACAATGCTGGCGCATGGTTAGTCACGCAACTAGCCAACAATCATCACGTCCAACTAAAACCAGATAGCAAACACTTCGGATTAACCGGCCGCATTCAATTGGCTGGGCAAGAACTTCGTTTGTTAATCCCCACAACGTTTATGAATCTTAGCGGCAAGTCCGTAGCTTCATTGGCTAAATTTTATCGCATTGAACTTGAGCAAATAATGGTTGCTCACGACGAACTTGATTTACCCCCTGGCGTAGCACGCTTTAAAAAAGGTGGTGGACATGGCGGCCACAATGGTCTGCGCGATATCATCAGTAAATTTGGCAACAGCAAAGATTTCCATCGTTTACGGATAGGTATTGGACATCCCGGTCACAAAGACCGAGTTTCTGGTTTCGTACTAGGTAAAGCACCTAAAAGCGAACAACTACTGATTGATGATGCAATTGATGAAGCGGTACGCAGTACCGATGTATTGCTTAAAGATGGATTAAGCAAAGCAATGAATCGATTACATAGTTATAAAGCGGGCTAA